Proteins co-encoded in one Deltaproteobacteria bacterium genomic window:
- a CDS encoding CoA transferase subunit A, producing MNGPDVRREVVISEKEAADMVEDGMTISLGSNYPLAVTRQIIRKGLKNLTVIANAGGWDVDLMIGAGCVKKVVGYYFGAGLEVIGPFFRAAAENGDIEVWEFDEGMYLAGLMAAAQMLPFMPWRGGVGTCYPEINPDIKVFKDPLNGETLLAIPPIKPEIAFLRASFADPYGNAQFVDAGFSDTAHYRAADKTIVQVEKIVPNEEIRKNPANTSIMEAEAVVMAPFGSHPFKSAGYYIEDVAHLTEYRQVARECVKNGNRKLFEDYLKKYVYEPETHLDYLDRIGAKQLFSLFR from the coding sequence ATGAATGGCCCAGATGTTCGTCGGGAAGTCGTGATCAGCGAAAAGGAGGCCGCCGATATGGTCGAGGATGGGATGACCATCTCGCTTGGCTCTAATTATCCCCTGGCCGTTACGCGGCAGATTATCCGTAAAGGGTTGAAGAACCTGACGGTGATCGCCAACGCCGGTGGATGGGATGTGGATTTAATGATAGGCGCCGGCTGCGTCAAGAAGGTGGTAGGATATTATTTCGGAGCGGGTCTGGAGGTCATCGGACCATTTTTTCGCGCAGCCGCGGAAAACGGCGATATTGAGGTTTGGGAGTTTGACGAAGGAATGTATCTCGCGGGGCTGATGGCTGCGGCGCAGATGCTTCCCTTTATGCCATGGCGCGGCGGAGTCGGGACCTGTTATCCGGAGATCAATCCTGATATCAAGGTTTTTAAAGACCCACTCAATGGAGAGACGCTGCTGGCCATACCACCCATCAAGCCGGAGATTGCCTTTTTGCGGGCCTCCTTTGCCGATCCTTATGGAAACGCTCAGTTCGTTGACGCCGGTTTTTCCGATACAGCCCATTACCGGGCGGCCGATAAGACAATCGTTCAGGTGGAGAAGATCGTTCCTAATGAGGAGATAAGGAAGAATCCGGCCAACACCTCCATTATGGAGGCTGAGGCTGTGGTCATGGCCCCTTTTGGGTCTCACCCATTTAAAAGCGCCGGGTATTACATCGAAGATGTGGCTCATCTAACGGAGTACCGGCAGGTTGCCCGGGAGTGCGTCAAAAACGGGAACAGAAAACTATTTGAGGATTACCTGAAAAAATATGTGTATGAACCGGAAACCCACCTGGATTATTTGGATAGAATAGGCGCCAAACAGCTTTTCAGTCTTTTTAGATAA
- a CDS encoding CoA transferase — MMKERQEKMLLTGVKVLDFTQALAGPFCTRLLHDLGAEVIKVEAPGLGDGARYAPFVKKGYSGYFMQNNCGKKSLSLNLKHPEGVRIAEELVKLCDVVVENFRPKTMDRLGLGYEDLKEINPKIIMCSISGFGQYGPWADRPGYAATAHALSGLMWVTGKNEDPDHPPMAPGAAFGDTGASLHAATAICAALFARDRTGEGEYIDVSLLDCLFDQLDSAVEIHVLSEGRDSHAMLSPIYRGRDGWATIALGARDSMWQGLTKAMDRPDLYKDPRFHPLENRVRNRALVDEVLNEWLNTFEHISDALEKLEEAGIPSAPILSIPEALEHPQIKARQMMKEIDHPVLGRVPVINSPFRLKNRSAGLKGLPPELGQHNQEVLSEYLGYSKEMIGELEKEGVIYKKP, encoded by the coding sequence ATGATGAAAGAAAGGCAGGAAAAAATGCTTTTAACCGGCGTTAAGGTGCTGGATTTTACGCAAGCCCTGGCTGGTCCGTTTTGCACCAGGCTTTTACATGATCTTGGGGCAGAGGTCATTAAAGTTGAAGCCCCTGGCCTTGGAGACGGTGCGCGTTACGCTCCTTTCGTCAAGAAGGGTTACAGCGGCTACTTTATGCAGAACAATTGCGGGAAGAAGAGTCTCTCCCTGAATCTTAAACATCCGGAAGGTGTAAGGATAGCTGAAGAGCTTGTAAAGTTGTGTGACGTGGTTGTCGAGAACTTCCGGCCCAAGACCATGGATCGCCTGGGGCTCGGCTACGAAGACCTTAAAGAAATCAACCCCAAAATTATCATGTGCTCCATTTCCGGGTTCGGCCAGTACGGCCCCTGGGCCGATCGGCCCGGATACGCTGCCACGGCTCACGCCTTGAGCGGTCTGATGTGGGTCACGGGAAAGAATGAAGACCCCGATCATCCTCCCATGGCGCCCGGCGCTGCTTTTGGTGATACCGGGGCGTCCTTACATGCCGCCACGGCTATCTGTGCCGCGCTGTTTGCCCGGGACAGGACCGGCGAAGGGGAATACATAGATGTCTCCCTTCTAGACTGCCTGTTCGATCAACTGGACTCGGCCGTAGAAATTCATGTACTCAGTGAAGGCCGGGATTCGCACGCCATGCTCAGTCCGATTTACAGAGGACGGGATGGATGGGCGACTATCGCTCTCGGCGCTAGAGACAGCATGTGGCAGGGGCTCACTAAAGCCATGGACAGACCGGATTTGTATAAGGACCCCAGATTTCATCCTCTGGAGAACCGGGTCAGGAATCGGGCGCTGGTGGATGAGGTGTTAAATGAATGGCTGAATACGTTTGAGCATATCAGTGACGCCCTGGAAAAATTGGAAGAGGCGGGCATACCCAGCGCCCCGATTCTATCTATTCCAGAGGCCCTGGAGCATCCGCAGATCAAGGCGCGCCAGATGATGAAGGAGATTGACCATCCCGTCCTGGGTCGGGTGCCGGTGATCAACAGCCCCTTTCGTCTTAAAAACAGAAGCGCTGGTCTTAAGGGGCTGCCTCCTGAACTTGGCCAGCACAACCAAGAGGTTCTCTCAGAATATTTAGGGTATTCCAAAGAGATGATTGGTGAACTGGAAAAAGAGGGTGTTATTTATAAAAAGCCATGA
- a CDS encoding CoA transferase — protein sequence MAGLPLEGIRILDHTIAWAGPQGTVVLADMGAEVIKVEALFRFDALRYFGLRYAKQKEKFWEHSPWFIQVNHNKLGVTLDLSQEKGKELYLRLIKISDVVINNFTPRVMPNLGLDYERLREVKPDIIMVSMPGYGCTGPYTNAPAFGDCINAFCGLDEITGYENGPPLRPGIAYGDPTGGFAAALAVLSALHYRFRTGKGQFVDVSHFEASTRHMDWLLDYALNARVRTRMGNTDDYAAPQGCYPCKGDDQWVAISIVSDEEWNIFCEILGHPEWSQGPRFASFASRQEHRDELDKYIAAWTISLDRYEIMEKLQKRGLAAAPVLYPGELLKDPHFVARGFFEESEHPCGGKKLVPGMIAKMSETVCRIRFPAPLLGQHNEYVFKELLGLTDDEIAALSEASVTGVEPQFRT from the coding sequence ATGGCAGGTTTACCGCTGGAAGGCATTAGAATCTTGGATCACACCATCGCCTGGGCCGGGCCTCAAGGCACCGTGGTGCTGGCCGACATGGGGGCCGAGGTGATCAAGGTCGAAGCGCTGTTCAGGTTTGACGCCCTCAGGTACTTTGGCCTCAGGTACGCTAAACAAAAGGAGAAGTTCTGGGAGCATTCACCCTGGTTTATCCAGGTAAATCACAATAAACTCGGCGTCACCCTGGACTTGAGCCAGGAAAAGGGAAAGGAACTGTACCTCAGGCTGATCAAAATCAGCGATGTGGTTATCAACAACTTCACCCCTAGGGTTATGCCCAACCTGGGCCTGGATTACGAGCGCCTGCGAGAGGTCAAGCCTGATATCATTATGGTGTCCATGCCAGGCTACGGCTGCACCGGCCCCTATACAAACGCCCCGGCCTTTGGTGACTGCATCAACGCCTTCTGCGGCTTAGATGAAATAACCGGTTACGAAAATGGCCCTCCCTTGAGGCCGGGTATCGCTTATGGCGACCCGACCGGCGGTTTTGCCGCGGCCCTGGCCGTCCTGTCGGCCCTGCATTATCGCTTTAGAACGGGCAAGGGTCAGTTTGTGGATGTTTCCCATTTTGAGGCTTCGACCAGGCATATGGACTGGCTTCTCGATTACGCCCTCAATGCACGGGTCAGGACGCGTATGGGCAACACGGACGATTATGCCGCCCCCCAGGGCTGCTACCCATGCAAGGGGGACGACCAGTGGGTGGCGATCAGCATTGTCTCTGATGAGGAATGGAACATATTTTGCGAGATTCTGGGCCATCCCGAGTGGTCTCAGGGGCCCCGCTTTGCTTCTTTTGCCAGCCGTCAGGAGCATCGCGATGAGCTGGATAAATATATCGCGGCCTGGACGATTTCTCTTGATCGTTATGAAATCATGGAGAAGCTTCAGAAACGCGGGCTGGCTGCTGCGCCGGTGCTCTACCCGGGCGAACTGCTTAAAGACCCGCACTTTGTGGCGCGGGGCTTCTTTGAGGAGTCCGAGCATCCTTGTGGCGGTAAGAAGCTCGTGCCCGGGATGATTGCCAAAATGTCCGAAACTGTTTGCCGCATCAGGTTTCCCGCTCCTTTACTCGGCCAGCATAATGAATATGTCTTTAAGGAGCTTCTGGGACTGACTGATGATGAAATAGCGGCATTGAGTGAGGCCAGCGTCACTGGCGTTGAGCCTCAGTTTCGCACCTGA
- a CDS encoding CoA transferase — protein sequence MNKEGALSDLKVIDLGHYIAGPYCTSLLAGLGAEVIKVERPQAGDPARQMGPFPKDEPHLEKSGLFHYLNLGKKSITLNLKSRAGAEAFKKLVAEADVLIENFAPRVMPSLGLKYDALKEINPALIMTSISNYGQTGPYRDYKGLEITLSALGGVQAEIGEQGREPIKLGGQHLQFQAGLTGALATMGAVCYRDLRGSGQHIDLAIVEIAATLKGCPTMNFQFNGHNRIRNGARPMSDMPQSDPRIPGLYPIAILPCKDGYVCVDTEMEEQYRMLVEMMGRPELLDDPRFSDVEQRSLHADELDAVLKDYLKTKTQKEVFEEATEWRVPIGILNDMDRLFHDPQHRDRGFFTKIDHPLLGKMEFPGHIFLMSETPWQVSRAPMLGEHNSEILIERLGYSEDDLKAMTFVTEA from the coding sequence AAAGAGGGAGCGCTCTCTGACCTGAAAGTAATTGACCTCGGCCACTACATCGCCGGCCCCTATTGTACCTCGCTGCTGGCGGGTTTGGGAGCAGAGGTTATCAAGGTGGAACGGCCGCAAGCCGGAGACCCGGCGAGGCAGATGGGGCCTTTCCCAAAAGATGAGCCGCACCTGGAGAAAAGCGGGCTTTTTCACTACCTGAATCTGGGGAAAAAAAGCATCACCCTGAACCTGAAGTCCAGGGCGGGCGCAGAAGCCTTTAAAAAGCTGGTGGCTGAGGCCGACGTGCTCATTGAAAACTTTGCGCCGCGCGTTATGCCTTCCCTGGGCCTGAAGTACGACGCCCTTAAAGAGATCAATCCCGCTCTGATCATGACCTCCATCTCAAACTACGGGCAAACCGGGCCGTATCGCGACTACAAGGGCCTTGAAATAACCTTGAGCGCTCTGGGCGGAGTCCAGGCTGAGATCGGGGAACAAGGCAGGGAGCCGATCAAGCTTGGGGGTCAGCATTTACAGTTCCAGGCCGGATTGACCGGTGCGCTCGCCACCATGGGCGCTGTCTGTTATCGAGATTTAAGGGGAAGCGGCCAGCATATTGACCTGGCCATCGTAGAAATCGCGGCGACCTTAAAAGGCTGTCCGACCATGAATTTCCAGTTTAACGGACATAACCGCATAAGGAACGGGGCACGCCCCATGTCAGATATGCCTCAGTCTGACCCGCGTATCCCGGGCCTGTATCCTATTGCCATCCTGCCATGCAAAGACGGCTATGTCTGCGTTGATACCGAGATGGAGGAACAATACAGGATGCTTGTTGAGATGATGGGGCGGCCGGAACTGCTGGATGACCCTCGATTTAGCGACGTGGAACAAAGGTCTCTCCACGCTGACGAGCTGGACGCCGTGCTCAAGGATTACCTCAAGACAAAAACCCAGAAAGAGGTCTTTGAGGAGGCCACCGAGTGGCGCGTCCCCATCGGTATCTTGAACGATATGGATCGGCTTTTTCACGATCCGCAGCATCGGGACAGAGGTTTTTTTACTAAGATAGACCATCCATTATTAGGTAAGATGGAGTTTCCGGGGCATATTTTTCTTATGTCCGAAACACCGTGGCAAGTGAGCCGCGCCCCGATGCTGGGTGAGCATAACAGTGAAATCTTGATTGAGCGTTTGGGTTATTCAGAGGACGACCTGAAGGCCATGACATTCGTCACAGAGGCTTAA